In the Bradyrhizobium guangzhouense genome, one interval contains:
- a CDS encoding beta-ketoacyl-ACP synthase III, producing MTQIRSVVLGCGSYLPEQVVTNAQLAARIDTSDEWIVQRTGIRERHIAAEGEFTSHLAIKAAQAALADAGMDAQSIELIVLATSTPDNTFPATAVAVQHALGINHGAAFDLQAVCSGFVFALATADNFLRTGAYKRALVIGAETFSRILDWNDRGTCVLFGDGAGAVVLEAQEQPGKAATDRGVVTTHLRSDGRHKAKLFVDGGPSSTQTVGHLRMEGREVFKHAVGMITDVIVDAFQATGLNADSIDWFVPHQANKRIIDASAHKLHIAPEKVVLTVDRHGNTSAASIPLALSVARKDGRIKRGDMVLLEAMGGGFTWGSALVRW from the coding sequence GTGACTCAAATTCGTTCGGTCGTGCTGGGCTGCGGCTCTTATTTGCCGGAGCAGGTGGTGACCAACGCCCAGTTGGCAGCGCGTATCGACACGTCCGACGAGTGGATCGTGCAGCGCACCGGCATTCGCGAACGGCACATTGCCGCCGAGGGAGAATTCACCTCGCATCTGGCGATCAAGGCGGCGCAGGCCGCGCTCGCGGATGCCGGCATGGACGCGCAGTCGATCGAACTGATCGTGCTCGCGACCTCGACGCCCGATAACACCTTCCCAGCAACCGCGGTCGCCGTGCAGCACGCGCTCGGCATCAATCATGGCGCGGCGTTCGATCTTCAGGCGGTGTGCTCGGGCTTCGTGTTCGCGCTCGCGACGGCCGACAATTTCCTGCGTACCGGCGCCTACAAGCGTGCGCTGGTGATTGGCGCCGAGACCTTCTCGCGCATCCTCGACTGGAATGATCGTGGTACCTGCGTGCTGTTCGGCGACGGCGCCGGCGCGGTCGTGCTCGAGGCGCAGGAACAGCCGGGCAAGGCTGCCACCGACCGTGGCGTGGTGACGACGCATCTGCGCTCGGACGGCCGGCACAAAGCAAAGCTGTTCGTCGACGGCGGGCCGTCCTCGACCCAGACGGTCGGTCACCTGCGCATGGAGGGTCGAGAGGTTTTCAAGCATGCGGTCGGCATGATCACCGACGTGATCGTCGACGCCTTCCAGGCGACAGGGCTCAATGCCGACAGCATCGACTGGTTCGTGCCGCACCAGGCCAACAAGCGAATCATCGACGCCTCCGCCCACAAGCTCCATATCGCTCCGGAGAAGGTGGTGCTGACCGTGGACCGCCACGGCAACACCTCGGCGGCCTCGATACCGCTGGCGCTATCGGTGGCGCGCAAGGACGGGCGCATCAAGCGCGGCGACATGGTTCTCCTGGAAGCCATGGGCGGCGGCTTCACCTGGGGCTCCGCGCTGGTGCGCTGGTAA
- a CDS encoding alpha/beta hydrolase family protein — protein MIPACLSDDFILCPEREDISAEFTRLLTAAQEGGATIAECLMIARQLKRGDEQSWHREWKKLAQANRHRAEAAFAEGHMVTAQRNWLRAMNYYGAAAMPLDPADERRWVAVLAMQECARRFLNARRPAGEVVTIPWVEGHSLQGYFLPAPATNGRAPTVICIGEPGQRKEEFLVKLAPHARERGFSMLALDLLGDERDDYVDVLLQRRDIESSIASAMDYLELRGDVDFDRVAIVADGWGSSFVARAVLQEPRFAAAVCDGGLWDLHERSFFASRFAMTDLSIVPVPHAPLMASSAECPVLITLGEDGWLEADRAQQIVQKSRLGSSDIVLKVFTAAETGAAQAHADNPSLANEYIFDWLESHLGAAGKRI, from the coding sequence ATGATACCCGCATGCCTCTCCGACGACTTCATCCTCTGCCCGGAGAGAGAGGATATCTCCGCTGAGTTCACCCGGCTGCTGACCGCGGCACAAGAGGGTGGCGCTACCATCGCCGAATGCCTGATGATCGCGCGGCAGCTCAAGCGCGGCGACGAACAGTCCTGGCATCGCGAGTGGAAGAAGCTGGCCCAGGCCAACAGGCATCGGGCCGAGGCGGCATTCGCCGAGGGCCACATGGTCACCGCGCAGCGCAATTGGCTGCGTGCGATGAACTATTACGGTGCGGCCGCGATGCCGCTCGATCCTGCAGACGAGCGCCGCTGGGTCGCGGTGCTCGCGATGCAGGAATGCGCCCGCCGTTTCCTTAACGCACGCCGGCCTGCCGGCGAGGTCGTGACAATCCCCTGGGTCGAAGGGCATTCGCTGCAGGGCTATTTCCTGCCTGCGCCCGCGACGAACGGTCGCGCTCCGACCGTGATCTGCATCGGCGAGCCCGGACAACGCAAGGAGGAGTTCCTGGTCAAGCTTGCGCCGCATGCGCGCGAGCGCGGATTCTCGATGCTGGCGCTCGATCTGCTCGGGGACGAGCGCGACGATTACGTGGACGTGTTGCTGCAGCGTCGGGATATCGAGAGTTCGATTGCCAGCGCCATGGATTACCTGGAGCTGCGCGGCGATGTCGATTTCGATCGCGTGGCGATCGTGGCCGACGGGTGGGGCTCTTCGTTCGTTGCGCGCGCCGTATTGCAGGAGCCGCGGTTTGCCGCGGCGGTCTGCGATGGTGGTCTGTGGGATCTGCACGAGCGGTCGTTCTTCGCCAGCCGCTTTGCCATGACGGATCTCAGCATCGTCCCGGTGCCGCATGCGCCGCTGATGGCTTCGAGTGCCGAATGCCCGGTGCTGATCACGCTCGGCGAGGACGGTTGGCTCGAGGCCGACCGGGCGCAACAGATCGTGCAGAAATCCCGGCTCGGCAGTTCCGACATCGTGTTGAAAGTGTTCACCGCAGCGGAGACTGGCGCGGCTCAGGCGCATGCCGACAATCCGAGCCTTGCCAACGAATACATCTTCGACTGGCTCGAATCCCATCTCGGCGCCGCCGGCAAGCGAATCTGA
- a CDS encoding MarR family winged helix-turn-helix transcriptional regulator codes for MSATRKEGARLRSAGNLDIIRRFTWEISSINMYLEELRQFWARTLGISGPQWLILMAISDLDKDDGVPINVVSKLLHVDPSFVTTQSKLLEKKGLLRRRPSPTDARVVRLSLVEKTQKHIASLNEQYKTIREFVFQEFDENELTEFTAKLATLKSRLEKACIRISLDF; via the coding sequence AGAAGGGGCGCGCCTCCGCTCCGCCGGCAATCTCGATATCATCAGGCGATTTACCTGGGAGATATCCTCGATCAACATGTACCTGGAGGAGCTGCGTCAGTTCTGGGCCAGGACGCTCGGCATCAGCGGACCGCAATGGCTGATCCTGATGGCGATTTCCGACCTCGACAAGGACGATGGCGTGCCCATCAACGTGGTCTCCAAGCTGCTTCACGTCGACCCATCCTTCGTCACCACCCAGTCCAAGCTGCTGGAGAAGAAGGGCCTCTTGCGCCGCCGCCCCTCGCCGACCGATGCCCGCGTGGTACGGCTGTCGCTGGTCGAGAAGACGCAGAAGCACATCGCGAGCCTCAACGAGCAGTACAAGACGATTCGTGAATTCGTCTTCCAGGAGTTCGACGAGAACGAGCTGACCGAGTTCACTGCCAAGCTCGCAACGCTGAAGAGCCGGCTCGAGAAAGCCTGCATCAGGATCTCACTGGACTTCTGA
- a CDS encoding SDR family oxidoreductase: MKEFAGKIAVITGGGTGMGRELARQLVAEGCNVAMCDVSEAAMAETKRLCEAEKLPQGLRVTTHVADVSIEDHLKRFRDELAEQQETDKIHLLFNNAGIGGGGSLFTNTREQWERTFNICWGGVYLGVRTFLPMLVAADEAHIINTASVNGFWASIGMGQAHTAYSSAKFAVKGFTEALINDLRLHAPHVKCSVVMPGHVGTSIVSNSRKVQSGDGSERLSAEEVALTRKRMIAAGVPDADKMSDEDIQSVFVERARSFLEDAPTTAAQAAKIILDGVKSERWRILVGDDAKRLDERVRATPEQAYDRAFYESFTQEVGWRLG, encoded by the coding sequence ATGAAGGAATTTGCTGGAAAGATCGCTGTCATCACCGGTGGCGGCACGGGCATGGGACGGGAGCTCGCGCGGCAGCTCGTGGCCGAGGGCTGCAACGTCGCGATGTGCGACGTCTCGGAAGCCGCGATGGCCGAGACCAAGCGGCTGTGCGAGGCCGAGAAGCTGCCGCAGGGCCTGCGCGTGACGACCCATGTCGCCGACGTCTCGATCGAGGATCATCTCAAGCGTTTTCGCGATGAGCTCGCCGAGCAGCAGGAGACGGACAAGATCCATCTGCTGTTCAACAATGCCGGCATCGGCGGTGGCGGCAGCCTGTTCACCAACACGCGCGAGCAGTGGGAGCGCACCTTCAACATCTGCTGGGGCGGCGTCTATCTCGGCGTCCGCACCTTCCTGCCGATGCTGGTTGCGGCGGACGAGGCCCACATCATCAACACCGCCAGCGTCAACGGCTTCTGGGCTTCGATCGGCATGGGCCAGGCGCACACCGCCTACAGCTCGGCGAAATTCGCGGTGAAGGGATTCACCGAAGCGCTGATCAACGATCTTCGCCTGCACGCCCCGCATGTCAAATGCTCGGTTGTGATGCCCGGCCATGTCGGCACCTCGATCGTCTCCAATTCGCGCAAGGTACAGAGCGGCGACGGGTCGGAGCGGCTCAGCGCCGAGGAGGTCGCGCTGACCCGCAAACGCATGATCGCGGCCGGGGTGCCAGATGCTGACAAAATGTCGGACGAGGACATCCAGTCGGTGTTCGTCGAGCGCGCCCGCAGCTTCCTCGAGGATGCACCGACGACCGCGGCACAAGCGGCCAAGATCATCCTGGATGGCGTCAAGTCAGAGCGGTGGCGCATTCTTGTGGGGGATGACGCAAAGCGTCTCGACGAACGCGTACGCGCGACGCCCGAGCAGGCCTATGACCGCGCGTTCTACGAAAGCTTTACCCAGGAGGTCGGCTGGCGGCTTGGCTGA
- a CDS encoding MerR family transcriptional regulator, with amino-acid sequence MDKAPDAFRTISEVAQELDIPQHVLRFWETRFSQIKPMKRSGGRRYYRPDDVDLLKGIRRLLYGEGYTIRGVQRILKEHGVKSVQGLADGAAAVSFGAIEDAIGASLMEPDDEPPIKGITDADDDDYQGDEEEGIDFRFTEVDDEDILTTFRKGGAPAAPAGPSALDRERLGRALADLVACRDMLDQALKDG; translated from the coding sequence TTGGACAAGGCGCCGGATGCGTTCCGAACCATCAGCGAAGTAGCGCAGGAACTCGACATTCCGCAGCACGTGCTGCGGTTCTGGGAGACCCGCTTCTCCCAGATCAAGCCGATGAAGCGCAGCGGCGGCCGTCGCTATTACCGCCCCGACGATGTCGACCTGCTCAAGGGCATCCGCCGGCTGCTCTACGGCGAGGGCTACACCATCCGCGGGGTGCAGCGGATCCTGAAGGAGCATGGCGTCAAATCGGTGCAGGGCCTGGCCGATGGCGCAGCCGCAGTCTCGTTCGGGGCGATCGAGGATGCCATCGGCGCGAGCCTGATGGAGCCGGACGACGAGCCGCCCATCAAGGGCATCACGGATGCCGACGATGACGACTATCAGGGCGACGAGGAGGAAGGCATCGACTTCCGCTTCACCGAGGTCGACGACGAGGACATCCTCACCACCTTCCGCAAAGGTGGCGCGCCCGCCGCGCCGGCCGGTCCCAGCGCGCTGGACCGGGAACGGCTGGGACGGGCGCTTGCCGATCTGGTCGCCTGCCGGGACATGCTGGACCAGGCGCTGAAGGACGGCTGA
- a CDS encoding outer membrane protein assembly factor BamE: protein MTTTNQTSLRATPRRSLYARWRGLRMLAAVTLVGAALAGCTGEQFQKGYILPPGALEQIPIGASQDQVLIVMGTPSTVATLDGEVFYYISQRSERPVAFMNQKVVDQRVIAIYFDKNRRVRRLANYGLQDGKIFDSISRTTPTSGQEMSYLAPLFKLLSFN, encoded by the coding sequence ATGACGACAACGAACCAGACCAGCCTGCGCGCAACTCCGCGGCGCAGCCTCTATGCACGCTGGCGTGGCCTGCGCATGCTCGCGGCCGTGACGCTGGTTGGCGCCGCGCTTGCAGGCTGCACCGGCGAGCAATTCCAGAAGGGCTATATCCTGCCGCCGGGCGCGCTCGAGCAGATTCCGATCGGCGCGAGCCAGGATCAGGTGCTGATCGTGATGGGCACGCCCTCCACCGTCGCGACGCTGGACGGCGAGGTGTTCTATTACATCTCGCAGCGCTCGGAGCGCCCGGTCGCCTTCATGAACCAGAAGGTGGTCGATCAGCGCGTGATCGCGATCTATTTCGACAAGAACCGGCGCGTGCGCCGGCTTGCGAATTACGGCCTTCAGGACGGCAAGATCTTCGACTCCATCAGCCGCACCACGCCGACGTCGGGTCAGGAGATGAGCTACCTCGCGCCGCTGTTCAAGCTGCTCAGCTTCAACTGA
- a CDS encoding ubiquinol-cytochrome C chaperone family protein: MLWPFNHFRKPRLALAGTIEAIYGMIVTQAREPKFYRDLGVPDTVNGRFDLLLLHLWLLLRRLRTVAQGGAELSQGLFDRFCEDMDDNLREMGVGDQTVPKRMRAFGEAFYGRVQAYDQAIAAGTEALAQAICKNILNGAGLDQARRLAAYAIAADADLGQAGDAALLQGSFRFPAPLREDETS, encoded by the coding sequence ATGCTTTGGCCGTTCAATCACTTCAGGAAACCCCGGCTAGCCCTGGCCGGCACCATTGAAGCCATCTATGGCATGATCGTGACGCAGGCGCGAGAACCCAAATTTTACCGGGACTTGGGCGTGCCTGACACGGTTAATGGCCGTTTCGACCTGTTGCTGCTGCACCTGTGGCTGTTGCTGCGGCGGCTGCGGACTGTCGCCCAGGGCGGTGCGGAGCTGTCGCAGGGCCTGTTCGACCGCTTCTGCGAGGACATGGACGACAATCTGCGCGAGATGGGCGTGGGCGACCAGACCGTCCCGAAGCGGATGCGGGCCTTCGGCGAGGCATTTTACGGCCGCGTCCAGGCCTACGACCAGGCGATCGCGGCGGGCACCGAGGCGCTGGCGCAGGCGATCTGCAAGAATATCTTGAATGGCGCAGGGCTGGATCAGGCGCGGCGGCTCGCCGCCTACGCGATAGCGGCTGACGCCGACCTCGGCCAGGCCGGCGATGCCGCCCTGTTGCAGGGCTCCTTCAGGTTTCCCGCGCCGCTTCGGGAGGATGAGACATCATGA
- a CDS encoding YceD family protein: MNRSITGAGPDPWRSPVMVAQIPDTGLHRELEASEAERRAMADLAGVRDIPSAHADFDVEPKSGGRVQVTGRVRARVGQTCVVTLDPIESEIDEEVDLTFAPEAEARRLEDLIEEGQDDEEPPQVADPPEAIVNGIIDLGRIATDALFLAIDPYPRKPGAVFEAEVTAPDPEDHPFAALKALQDNQQGKKKGK, from the coding sequence ATGAACAGATCGATCACCGGGGCCGGGCCGGATCCCTGGCGTTCACCCGTCATGGTGGCGCAAATTCCCGATACCGGGCTTCATCGTGAACTCGAAGCCTCGGAGGCCGAGCGTCGGGCCATGGCCGATCTTGCGGGCGTGCGCGACATTCCCTCGGCTCATGCCGATTTCGACGTCGAGCCGAAGAGCGGCGGCCGGGTCCAGGTCACGGGCCGGGTCCGGGCCCGGGTCGGCCAGACCTGCGTGGTCACGCTCGATCCGATCGAGAGCGAGATCGACGAGGAGGTCGATCTGACTTTTGCGCCGGAGGCCGAGGCGCGGCGGCTGGAGGACCTGATCGAGGAAGGGCAGGACGACGAGGAGCCGCCGCAGGTCGCCGATCCGCCCGAGGCGATCGTCAACGGAATCATCGACCTCGGTCGCATCGCGACCGATGCGCTGTTCCTGGCGATCGATCCTTATCCCCGCAAGCCAGGTGCCGTGTTCGAGGCGGAGGTCACCGCACCCGATCCCGAGGACCATCCGTTCGCGGCGCTCAAGGCGCTTCAGGACAACCAGCAGGGCAAGAAGAAAGGCAAATAG
- a CDS encoding TetR/AcrR family transcriptional regulator, whose amino-acid sequence MEATARILVKDGFEKTSTNRIAEVAGVSVGSLYQYFPSKEALVAAVIDRHNEEIMGLVRATLIEVADLPIEKAVRRLVTVAVAAHRINPELHRVLAEQIPRAGKLDVEAFNREVHTLVRAYLDSRRKEMRRIDLDVATFICVSAIEAVAHNIVLNQAEMPPDKMVQTLVDETTRMVVGFLK is encoded by the coding sequence GTGGAGGCAACCGCTCGCATTCTGGTCAAGGACGGTTTTGAGAAGACGAGCACCAACCGGATCGCCGAGGTCGCCGGCGTCAGCGTCGGCTCGCTGTATCAATATTTCCCGAGCAAGGAGGCGCTCGTCGCCGCCGTGATCGATCGTCACAACGAGGAGATCATGGGGCTGGTCCGCGCGACGCTCATCGAGGTCGCCGATTTGCCAATCGAGAAAGCCGTGCGCCGCCTCGTCACCGTCGCGGTCGCAGCGCACCGCATCAACCCCGAACTGCACCGCGTGCTTGCCGAGCAGATTCCGCGCGCGGGCAAGCTCGACGTCGAAGCCTTCAACCGCGAGGTCCACACCCTCGTGCGCGCCTATCTCGACAGCCGCCGCAAGGAGATGCGCAGGATCGACCTCGATGTCGCGACCTTCATCTGCGTCAGCGCCATCGAAGCCGTCGCGCATAACATCGTGCTGAACCAGGCCGAGATGCCGCCGGACAAGATGGTGCAAACGCTGGTCGATGAGACGACGCGGATGGTGGTGGGCTTTTTGAAATAG
- a CDS encoding dihydrodipicolinate synthase family protein: MKARPTGVIPPMTTPFRKDGEIDTKQVAPQVDWMIGAGAHGVAAGGSTGEGHTLDHEEYRDLMDATVEAVKGRIPVIAGIIVDSTRDAIRRGKLVRDMNVAALQVTPVHYLFKPDDEAMVAHFRAMADETGMPIIIYNVVPWSYLSPALLTRIMTEVPLVVGVKQSAGDLKLFADLMMMAPDKLIYSAVDALMYPSYTLGAHGSIAAILTAAPHASVALWNAVRAGDHPRALELHKKLLTLWNAIIADNLPACTRYAQTLQGLPRTYPRAPMPEASPAQQAVIRKALEALGALDGRQIEAAE, encoded by the coding sequence ATGAAGGCACGACCGACCGGCGTGATTCCGCCGATGACGACACCGTTCCGGAAAGATGGCGAGATCGACACCAAGCAAGTGGCGCCCCAGGTCGACTGGATGATCGGCGCCGGCGCGCATGGCGTCGCGGCCGGGGGCTCGACCGGCGAGGGGCACACGCTCGACCATGAGGAGTATCGCGACCTGATGGACGCGACGGTTGAGGCGGTGAAAGGCCGCATTCCCGTCATCGCCGGCATCATCGTCGATTCCACCCGCGATGCGATCCGCCGCGGCAAGCTTGTGCGGGACATGAATGTCGCAGCGCTCCAGGTCACGCCGGTGCACTATCTGTTCAAGCCGGATGACGAGGCGATGGTGGCGCATTTTCGCGCCATGGCGGATGAAACCGGCATGCCCATCATCATCTACAATGTGGTGCCGTGGTCCTACCTGTCGCCGGCGCTGCTGACGCGGATCATGACCGAGGTGCCGCTGGTGGTCGGCGTCAAGCAGAGCGCGGGCGATCTCAAGCTGTTTGCGGATCTCATGATGATGGCGCCGGACAAGCTGATCTACAGCGCGGTCGATGCGCTGATGTATCCGTCCTACACGCTCGGAGCCCACGGCTCGATCGCCGCGATCCTGACCGCTGCGCCGCATGCCTCCGTGGCGTTGTGGAATGCGGTGAGGGCGGGGGACCATCCGCGTGCGCTCGAGCTGCACAAGAAGCTGCTGACATTGTGGAACGCGATCATTGCGGACAATCTGCCGGCCTGCACGCGCTACGCGCAGACGCTGCAGGGCCTGCCCAGGACCTATCCGCGTGCGCCGATGCCGGAGGCCTCACCCGCGCAGCAAGCGGTGATCCGCAAGGCGCTGGAAGCGCTCGGCGCGCTGGACGGGCGGCAGATCGAGGCGGCTGAATAG
- a CDS encoding alpha/beta hydrolase fold domain-containing protein, with the protein MSVARIVSALQFCPVGCVFSPPARRDPAPSLQSRLFNLLLRQLPYKQQLASAEAVQAHVQKLALEPATFEPTGLGRGVEATLTKMGGWPVYYTAPSSGHEGCNFVMFLHGGGYINEIVPAHWRFVGEMTRKAGVVCVVPIYPLAPRATAKDVVPATAELLRMLLEDAGPAKVTVVGNSAGAGLALAACQWLRDRGHRQPNRLMLISPGADASVSRPEQAEIAAHDPIQDIPGIIEAGRLYAGELDVGHPFVSPLNGAFRSLAPMTIFSGTRDLLYPDSVDIAARARAAGVPVELHLWRDQPHNYALMPTPEGRRARAMILGAVA; encoded by the coding sequence ATGAGCGTTGCCAGGATCGTATCCGCCCTGCAGTTTTGCCCGGTCGGTTGCGTGTTCAGTCCGCCGGCCCGGCGCGATCCCGCGCCGAGCCTGCAAAGTCGCTTGTTCAATTTGCTGCTCCGGCAACTTCCGTACAAGCAGCAGCTCGCCTCCGCCGAAGCCGTGCAGGCACATGTGCAGAAGCTCGCGCTGGAGCCTGCAACGTTCGAGCCGACGGGTTTGGGGCGGGGCGTCGAGGCGACGCTGACCAAGATGGGCGGATGGCCGGTTTATTACACCGCGCCGTCGTCGGGCCATGAGGGCTGCAACTTCGTCATGTTCCTGCATGGCGGCGGCTACATCAACGAGATCGTGCCGGCGCATTGGCGCTTTGTCGGCGAGATGACGCGCAAGGCAGGCGTCGTCTGCGTCGTGCCGATCTACCCGCTGGCGCCGCGCGCCACCGCGAAGGATGTCGTGCCTGCGACGGCCGAGCTGTTGCGGATGCTGCTGGAGGACGCCGGGCCGGCAAAGGTCACGGTGGTCGGCAATTCGGCGGGCGCGGGTCTTGCGCTTGCGGCGTGCCAATGGCTGCGCGACCGCGGCCACCGCCAGCCGAACCGGCTGATGCTGATCTCGCCTGGAGCCGACGCGTCTGTCAGCCGCCCCGAGCAAGCGGAGATCGCCGCGCACGATCCGATCCAGGACATTCCTGGCATCATCGAGGCCGGGCGGCTCTATGCCGGTGAGCTCGATGTCGGCCATCCCTTCGTCAGCCCGCTCAACGGCGCATTCCGATCGCTCGCGCCGATGACGATTTTTTCGGGCACGCGCGATCTGCTCTACCCTGATAGCGTCGATATCGCCGCGCGAGCACGCGCCGCCGGCGTGCCGGTCGAGTTGCATCTGTGGCGCGACCAGCCGCACAATTACGCGCTGATGCCGACGCCGGAGGGCCGGCGGGCGCGTGCGATGATTTTGGGGGCGGTGGCTTAA
- a CDS encoding integration host factor subunit alpha, producing the protein MTDQSKTVTRVDLCEAVYQKVGLSRTESSAFVELVLKEITDCLEKGETVKLSSFGSFMVRKKGQRIGRNPKTGTEVPISPRRVMVFKPSAILKQRINGQHRANGDASKAQPEA; encoded by the coding sequence ATGACCGATCAAAGTAAAACCGTAACGCGTGTGGATCTCTGCGAGGCCGTCTACCAGAAGGTGGGACTGTCGCGGACGGAATCGTCTGCGTTCGTGGAACTCGTGCTGAAGGAGATCACCGATTGCCTCGAGAAGGGCGAGACGGTGAAGCTGTCCTCGTTCGGCTCCTTCATGGTCCGCAAGAAGGGCCAGCGCATCGGTCGCAATCCGAAGACCGGCACCGAGGTGCCGATTTCGCCGCGACGGGTGATGGTATTCAAGCCATCGGCGATCCTGAAGCAGCGGATCAACGGCCAGCACCGTGCCAATGGCGATGCCAGCAAGGCGCAACCCGAGGCGTAA
- the plsX gene encoding phosphate acyltransferase PlsX: MPSKVRIALDAMGGDDGAAVVIPGAAISLARHRDTEFLLVGDRARIEPELDRHPELKSVSRIVHTDVAVSGSDKPSQALRRGRKTSSMWLAIDAVKKGEADVAVSAGNTGALMAMARFHLRTLRGIDRPAISAIWPTQRGQSVVLDLGATIGGDARHLVALAVMGAAMVSVVFDKKRPTVGLLNIGTEEIKGHEEIREAGEILRAMNLPELEYIGFVEGDGIGKGVADVIVTEGYSGNIALKAAEGTARQMAELLRNEIQRSWLSKLGYLFARNAFQALRDKMDPNKSNGGVLLGLNGLVVKSHGGINAEGFAYAIDVGYEMAHYDLLNKINQMLNREGGALNSVQTAQEAVS, encoded by the coding sequence ATGCCAAGCAAGGTTCGCATCGCGCTGGACGCCATGGGGGGCGATGACGGCGCTGCCGTGGTTATTCCAGGCGCAGCCATTTCGCTCGCGAGGCATCGGGACACCGAATTCCTGCTGGTCGGGGACCGCGCCCGGATCGAGCCCGAGCTCGACCGGCACCCCGAGTTGAAGTCCGTTTCGAGGATCGTCCATACGGACGTCGCCGTCAGCGGCTCGGACAAGCCGAGCCAGGCCCTGCGGCGCGGCCGCAAGACCTCGTCGATGTGGCTCGCGATCGATGCGGTCAAGAAGGGGGAGGCCGATGTCGCGGTCTCCGCCGGTAATACCGGCGCGCTGATGGCGATGGCCCGGTTCCACCTGCGCACGCTGCGCGGCATCGACCGCCCGGCCATTTCAGCGATTTGGCCGACCCAGCGCGGCCAGTCCGTCGTGCTCGATCTCGGCGCCACGATCGGCGGCGATGCGCGCCATCTGGTTGCGCTCGCGGTGATGGGCGCAGCCATGGTGAGCGTGGTGTTCGACAAGAAGCGCCCCACGGTCGGCCTGCTCAATATCGGCACCGAGGAGATCAAGGGGCACGAGGAGATCCGCGAGGCCGGCGAGATCCTGCGCGCGATGAACCTGCCGGAACTCGAATATATCGGCTTCGTCGAGGGTGACGGCATCGGCAAGGGCGTGGCCGACGTGATCGTGACCGAGGGCTACAGCGGCAACATCGCGCTCAAGGCCGCCGAAGGAACCGCCCGCCAGATGGCGGAATTACTCCGCAACGAGATTCAGCGGAGCTGGCTGTCCAAGCTTGGCTATCTCTTTGCCCGCAATGCCTTCCAGGCCCTGCGCGACAAGATGGACCCGAACAAGTCGAATGGCGGCGTGCTGCTGGGTCTCAACGGACTGGTGGTCAAGAGCCACGGCGGAATCAACGCCGAAGGCTTTGCCTATGCGATCGATGTTGGCTATGAGATGGCTCACTACGATCTCCTGAACAAGATCAATCAGATGCTCAACCGCGAGGGTGGTGCACTCAATTCCGTGCAGACCGCGCAGGAGGCTGTTTCGTGA